In a genomic window of Caloramator mitchellensis:
- a CDS encoding histidine triad nucleotide-binding protein yields MDCIFCKIANGLIKVDFLYEDDKVVAFRDINPVAPQHVLIVPKKHIESVMNLQEEDFSLVGHIFKVAQKISNDLGISENGFRIVNNCGTAGGQTVMHIHFHLLGGRDMQWPPG; encoded by the coding sequence ATGGATTGCATTTTCTGCAAAATTGCTAATGGATTGATTAAAGTGGATTTTTTGTATGAGGACGATAAGGTTGTGGCCTTTAGGGATATAAATCCTGTTGCTCCTCAACACGTCTTAATAGTTCCTAAAAAACATATAGAATCCGTCATGAACTTGCAAGAAGAGGATTTCTCGCTTGTTGGACATATTTTTAAAGTTGCACAGAAGATTTCTAATGATTTAGGAATAAGTGAAAATGGGTTCAGAATTGTAAATAACTGTGGGACAGCAGGAGGACAAACTGTTATGCACATCCACTTCCATCTGCTTGGAGGAAGAGATATGCAATGGCCACCCGGTTGA